Proteins from a single region of Ananas comosus cultivar F153 linkage group 3, ASM154086v1, whole genome shotgun sequence:
- the LOC109708188 gene encoding protein CHAPERONE-LIKE PROTEIN OF POR1, chloroplastic-like: MSQYGLTCSPLRVPCYTNIKRSSPPNEVVSFLRFDGRHQEKAQLLFHLDRKYKVSYIRKCSYQRKGRMRGLVSASFGDMGEDSSAIFPRIHVRDPYQRLGISREASEEEIQAARNFLINKYAGHKPSIDAIESAHDKIIMQSFFERKNPKINIKKKVREVTQSRFVKAITSRFETPSGKVILKTTITFVVLGILTVLFPTEEGPTLQVAISLAVSIYFIHERLKSRIRAFLYGVGSFLASWLLGTFLMVSVMPPLLQGPRSLEVSTSLISYILLWISSTYLK; the protein is encoded by the exons ATGTCTCAGTATGGTTTGACGTGTAGTCCTCTAAGAGTTCCTTGTTATACGAATATTAAAAGATCAAGCCCACCAAATGAGGTAGTCTCGTTTCTGCGTTTTGATGGAAGACATCAGGAAAAAGCACAGTTGTTATTTCATCTAGATAG AAAATACAAAGTTTCTTATATCCGTAAATGCTCATATCAACGGAAAGGAAGAATGAGGGGACTTGTATCTGCTTCGTTTGGTGATATGGGTGAAGATTCAAGCG CCATTTTTCCCAGAATTCATGTGAGGGATCCTTATCAGAGGCTTGGAATTAGCAGGGAGGCATCTGAAGAAGAAATCCAAGCTGCACGAAACTTTCTGATTAATAAATATGCAGGGCACAAACCAAGCATTGATGCAATTGAATCTGCTCATGACAAGATCATTATGCAGAGCTTCTTTGAAaggaaaaacccaaaaatcaacATTAAGAAAAAAGTGAGGGAAGTTACTCAGTCACGTTTTGTTAAGGCCATTACAAGTAGGTTTGAAACACCTTCAGGGAAAGTCATTTTGAAGACAACCATCACATTTGTTGTGCTTGGAATACTCACTGTTCTGTTTCCAACGGAAGAAGGGCCAACACTTCAGGTGGCCATTTCTCTTGCAGTATCCATATATTTCATACATGAAAGGCTTAAGAGTCGAATCCGAGCATTCTTATATGG GGTTGGTTCTTTTCTCGCTTCGTGGCTGTTGGGGACCTTCTTGATGGTCTCTGTCATGCCTCCTCTACTTCAAGGTCCAAGGAGCT